A region from the Populus trichocarpa isolate Nisqually-1 chromosome 18, P.trichocarpa_v4.1, whole genome shotgun sequence genome encodes:
- the LOC7458415 gene encoding putative receptor-like protein kinase At3g47110 gives MNLLSSFCVQNLVAVLIVLMQGKALPLISTYSFLLTAASTITAPRSFGGNETDYEALLAFKAKIQDPHSNTLSSWNDSLDFCNWPGITCGRRHGRVRIINLVDQKLAPYVGNISFLREIRLANNIIHGEIPPEVGRLLRLRVLMLTNNSIEGKIPANLSGCSSLAELYIDRNKLGGEIPMELGFLSKLTILSFRQNNLQGKIPHSIGNLTSLESLSLRRNVLEGTIPDSLGRLKRLTSLLLGENKLSGFIPPSLYNLSLITTFYLGGNGFRGSLPSNLGLHLTGKIPDIFGKLHHLSRLHFGSNNLGTGGDDEMAFHASLTNCSMLKVVSINNNRLEGSLPITVGNLSTYMAYFGLSGNHIVGRIPSGIGNLVNLTFLYMDRNQFTGEIPASFGNLRKLEQFSLFSNRLSGKIPSSLGNLSLLSVLYLDDNKLKDTIPASLGGCKNLVSLGLSRKNLNGSIPEQLFGTSSVLFSLNLSHNQFTGSLPSTIGSLKGLSELDVSWNMLSGEIPTSLGGCTSLEVLHMEDNFFQGSIPSSFSSLRGIQFLDLSCNNLSGQLPNFLVTIPFISLNLSYNNFEGEVPRKGVFTNESAVSVVGNDKLCGGILELHLPECPNKEPKKTKMSHLQYLLAITIPCALVGVITVSSFLFCWFKKKKKEHSSNTQ, from the exons ATGAACCTATTGTCTTCATTTTGTGTCCAGAACCTTGTTGCTGTGCTCATTGTACTGATGCAAGGAAAAGCACTGCCACTGATTTCAACCTACTCTTTCCTCCTCACTGCAGCTTCAACAATCACTGCTCCTCGTAGCTTTGGTGGAAACGAGACGGATTATGAAGCCTTGCTAGCCTTCAAAGCAAAGATACAAGACCCGCACAGTAATACCTTGAGCTCGTGGAATGATTCTCTCGATTTCTGCAACTGGCCAGGGATCACATGTGGCCGTCGACATGGAAGGGTCAGAATTATCAATCTAGTGGACCAAAAATTGGCTCCTTACGTGGGAAACATTAGCTTCCTTCGAGAAATAAGACTCGCAAACAACATAATTCATGGTGAAATTCCACCTGAAGTTGGGCGTCTGTTGAGATTACGAGTTCTGATGCTGACCAATAATTCCATAGAAGGCAAAATTCCAGCCAACTTGTCAGGCTGCTCCAGCCTTGCAGAGCTCTATATTGATCGTAACAAGCTTGGGGGTGAGATTCCTATGGAGCTTGGTTTCTTGTCAAAGCTCACAATACTCTCTTTTCGTCAGAATAATCTCCAGGGAAAGATACCGCACTCCATCGGTAATCTTACCTCCCTTGAAAGTTTGTCTTTGAGAAGAAATGTTTTGGAGGGAACTATTCCTGATTCTTTAGGCCGACTGAAGAGATTAACTAGTCTTCTGCTCGGTGAAAATAAACTTTCGGGTTTCATCCCTCCATCTCTATATAATCTATCGTTGATTACTACTTTCTATTTGGGTGGCAATGGATTTCGCGGAAGTCTTCCGTCGAATTTAGGCTTGCA TTTGACGGGAAAAATACCTGATATTTTTGGAAAACTACATCATCTCTCTCGACTGCATTTCGGAAGTAATAACCTGGGAACCGGAGGAGATGATGAAATGGCGTTTCATGCTTCTCTGACCAACTGCAGCATGTTAAAAGTTGTGAGCATCAACAACAACAGATTAGAAGGATCGCTGCCGATTACAGTAGGAAATCTTTCAACATATATGGCTTATTTTGGGCTCTCAGGAAATCACATAGTCGGACGGATCCCTTCAGGTATAGGGAACCTAGTTAACTTAACTTTCCTATACATGGATCGAAATCAATTCACTGGTGAAATTCCAGCTTCTTTTGGTAATCTACGAAAGCTAGAGCAGTTTTCACTCTTTTCCAATAGACTGTCAGGAAAAATTCCATCTTCTTTAGGAAATCTGTCATTGTTGAGTGTCCTTTATTTAGatgataacaaattaaaagacaCCATCCCTGCTAGTCTTGGAGGTTGTAAAAACTTGGTGTCGTTGGGCCTTTCTAGAAAAAACCTCAATGGCAGCATACCAGAACAACTTTTCGGTACCTCCTCTGTATTATTTTCACTGAATCTATCTCATAACCAATTTACTGGTTCCTTGCCTTCAACCATTGGTAGTCTAAAAGGTCTGAGTGAACTGGATGTCTCTTGGAACATGCTGTCTGGTGAAATTCCAACTAGCCTTGGAGGATGCACCAGCCTCGAGGTCCTGCACATGGAGGATAATTTCTTCCAAGGATCTATTCCTTCATCATTTAGTTCTTTGAGGGGAATTCAATTTCTTGACCTTTCTTGTAACAATCTGTCAGGCCAActtccaaactttcttgtgaCAATCCCTTTCATAAGTTTAAATCTTTCCTATAACAATTTTGAGGGGGAGGTTCCGAGGAAGGGAGTTTTCACAAACGAGAGTGCAGTATCAGTTGTTGGAAATGACAAACTTTGTGGTGGAATTTTGGAATTGCATTTGCCTGAATGTCCCAACAAAGAGCCAAAGAAGACAAAAATGTCTCATCTGCAATATTTATTGGCAATCACAATACCTTGTGCTCTTGTTGGAGTCATCACTGTCTCATCTTTCTTGTTTTGCtggttcaaaaagaaaaaaaaggagcacTCTTCTAATACTCAATAG